A single region of the Vicugna pacos unplaced genomic scaffold, VicPac4 scaffold_76, whole genome shotgun sequence genome encodes:
- the LOC140694640 gene encoding nucleosome assembly protein 1-like 1-A isoform X1, whose product MDGVQGVFRVLPEDEGWQEEVAEAAAEENWAVELGEEEGEREEFEFEFEDQEEEEYQSEEGDEDEEEEERETEEEEEDGQEGTEVVSGAREAPTVRSGSLFRILVHSLLHSDRDLVRPHAGRVGARRRFWQRLDLADLADLADLAEGPAPPQEVEAPGEGPVPQEREDLGEEAEVWGGEALADASQSWEAGACGPEGRAQAGEWRPSPQALAAPVGASGPKAGGAQRLPLALTQRVKALKNLQARHAQVEAQFYKDLFDLEKKYAAFYEPLFDRRAAIINAIHEPTEGECQWAVGVAEGAWEEMDAEPEGKGQINGIPHFWLTAFKNVKMLGRMIRGNDELALEHLTDVKIKFSGVDEPMGFTVEFIFESNEYFFNQVLTKTYRMRSDPDDSDPFFSRGPEIISSTGCEIYWKEGKDLTMKTLELQKCEGRGSVVPATDKVPSRSFFTYFYPPDSPEGRVLDIATDYKLGYFFREVLVPKSVLFFTKEATEYQCEDSDEEVQEAEGPRTEEPGRGPEKDVDPAEGSPGEASSQA is encoded by the exons ATGGATGGAGTCCAGGGCGTCTTCAGAGTCCTTCCGGAGGATGAGGGTTGGCAGGAGGAGGTCGCCGAGGCCGCAGCGGAAGAGAACTGGGCTGTagagctgggagaggaggagggggaaagggaagagtttgAATTCGAGTTCGaggaccaggaggaggaggagtaccAGTCAGAAGAGGGGGACGAAgacgaggaggaggaagagagggagacagaagaggaggaggaggacgggcAGGAGGGCACAGAAGTCGTCTCGGGTGCCCGTGAGGCCCCCACCGTGCGGTCTGGGTCCCTGTTCCGCATTCTGGTCCATTCCCTTCTACACAGCGACCGTGACCTGGTCCGGCCCCACGCGGGCCGCGTGGGGGCTCGGCGCCGCTTCTGGCAGCGCTTGGACCTTGCAGACCTTGCAGACCTTGCAGACCTTGCAGAGGGCCCCGCGCCTCCTCAGGAGGTGGAAGCCCCGGGAGAGGGACCTGTGCCCCAGGAGCGGGAAGACCTGGGAGAGGAAGCTGAGGTGTGGGGGGGCGAGGCCCTGGCTGATGCCTCCCAGTCCTGGGAGGCTGGAGCCTGTGGCCCcgagggcagggcccaggctggCGAGTGGCGGCCGAGTCCTCAGGCCCTCGCAGCCCCTGTTGGGGCGTCTGGCCCAAAGGCAGGCGGTGCTCAGCGCTTGCCTCTAGCACTTACGCAGCGGGTCAAAGCTCTCAAAAACCTCCAGGCACGACATGCGCAAGTAGAAGCCCAATTCTATAAAGACCTTTTTGATCTCGAGAAAAAGTACGCTGCCTTCTACGAACCTCTGTTCGATAGGAGAGCTGCCATCATCAATGCAATTCATGAGCCCACAGAAGGGGAATGTCAGTGGGCAGTAGGTGTGGCGGAAGGGGCTTGGGAAGAAATGGATGCAGAGCCTGAAGGAAAGGGGCAAATAAATGGCATACCTCACTTTTGGCtgacagcttttaaaaatgtcaagatGCTCGGTAGGATGATCCGGGGAAATGACGAACTTGCCCTGGAGCACTTGACAGatgtgaaaataaagttttctggGGTCGATGAACCAATGGGCTTCACCGTAGAATTTATCTTTGAGTCAAACGAGTACTTTTTCAACCAAGTTCTGACGAAAACGTACCGAATGCGCTCAGACCCAGATGATTCTGATCCCTTCTTCTCCAGAGGGCCAGAGATAATCAGCAGCACAGGCTGTGAGATCTACTGGAAAGAGGGGAAAGACCTCACCATGAAAACTCTCGAGCTGCAGAAGTGTGAGGGCCGTGGAAGTGTGGTACCAGCCACGGACAAGGTGCCCAGTCGTTCCTTCTTCACCTACTTCTACCCTCCTGATTCTCCTGAGGGTAGGGTATTGGATATCGCCACTGATTATAAGTTGGGCTATTTTTTCCGTGAAGTTCTGGTCCCAAAGTCCGTATTATTCTTCACGAAAGAAGCGACTGAATATCAGTGTGAAGACTCTGATGAAGAGGTCCAAGAAGCTGAAGGGCCAAGAACCGAAGAACCAGGGCGAGGACCTGAAAAGGATGTGGacccagcagagggcagccccGGGGAAGCCAG TTCTCAGGCATAG
- the LOC140694640 gene encoding uncharacterized protein isoform X2, with product MDGVQGVFRVLPEDEGWQEEVAEAAAEENWAVELGEEEGEREEFEFEFEDQEEEEYQSEEGDEDEEEEERETEEEEEDGQEGTEVVSGAREAPTVRSGSLFRILVHSLLHSDRDLVRPHAGRVGARRRFWQRLDLADLADLADLAEGPAPPQEVEAPGEGPVPQEREDLGEEAEVWGGEALADASQSWEAGACGPEGRAQAGEWRPSPQALAAPVGASGPKAGGAQRLPLALTQRVKALKNLQARHAQVEAQFYKDLFDLEKKYAAFYEPLFDRRAAIINAIHEPTEGECQWAVGVAEGAWEEMDAEPEGKGQINGIPHFWLTAFKNVKMLGRMIRGNDELALEHLTDVKIKFSGVDEPMGFTVEFIFESNEYFFNQVLTKTYRMRSDPDDSDPFFSRGPEIISSTGCEIYWKEGKDLTMKTLELQKCEGRGSVVPATDKKRLNISVKTLMKRSKKLKGQEPKNQGEDLKRMWTQQRAAPGKPVLRHRKTRWRKKQRNCSSRI from the exons ATGGATGGAGTCCAGGGCGTCTTCAGAGTCCTTCCGGAGGATGAGGGTTGGCAGGAGGAGGTCGCCGAGGCCGCAGCGGAAGAGAACTGGGCTGTagagctgggagaggaggagggggaaagggaagagtttgAATTCGAGTTCGaggaccaggaggaggaggagtaccAGTCAGAAGAGGGGGACGAAgacgaggaggaggaagagagggagacagaagaggaggaggaggacgggcAGGAGGGCACAGAAGTCGTCTCGGGTGCCCGTGAGGCCCCCACCGTGCGGTCTGGGTCCCTGTTCCGCATTCTGGTCCATTCCCTTCTACACAGCGACCGTGACCTGGTCCGGCCCCACGCGGGCCGCGTGGGGGCTCGGCGCCGCTTCTGGCAGCGCTTGGACCTTGCAGACCTTGCAGACCTTGCAGACCTTGCAGAGGGCCCCGCGCCTCCTCAGGAGGTGGAAGCCCCGGGAGAGGGACCTGTGCCCCAGGAGCGGGAAGACCTGGGAGAGGAAGCTGAGGTGTGGGGGGGCGAGGCCCTGGCTGATGCCTCCCAGTCCTGGGAGGCTGGAGCCTGTGGCCCcgagggcagggcccaggctggCGAGTGGCGGCCGAGTCCTCAGGCCCTCGCAGCCCCTGTTGGGGCGTCTGGCCCAAAGGCAGGCGGTGCTCAGCGCTTGCCTCTAGCACTTACGCAGCGGGTCAAAGCTCTCAAAAACCTCCAGGCACGACATGCGCAAGTAGAAGCCCAATTCTATAAAGACCTTTTTGATCTCGAGAAAAAGTACGCTGCCTTCTACGAACCTCTGTTCGATAGGAGAGCTGCCATCATCAATGCAATTCATGAGCCCACAGAAGGGGAATGTCAGTGGGCAGTAGGTGTGGCGGAAGGGGCTTGGGAAGAAATGGATGCAGAGCCTGAAGGAAAGGGGCAAATAAATGGCATACCTCACTTTTGGCtgacagcttttaaaaatgtcaagatGCTCGGTAGGATGATCCGGGGAAATGACGAACTTGCCCTGGAGCACTTGACAGatgtgaaaataaagttttctggGGTCGATGAACCAATGGGCTTCACCGTAGAATTTATCTTTGAGTCAAACGAGTACTTTTTCAACCAAGTTCTGACGAAAACGTACCGAATGCGCTCAGACCCAGATGATTCTGATCCCTTCTTCTCCAGAGGGCCAGAGATAATCAGCAGCACAGGCTGTGAGATCTACTGGAAAGAGGGGAAAGACCTCACCATGAAAACTCTCGAGCTGCAGAAGTGTGAGGGCCGTGGAAGTGTGGTACCAGCCACGGACAAG AAGCGACTGAATATCAGTGTGAAGACTCTGATGAAGAGGTCCAAGAAGCTGAAGGGCCAAGAACCGAAGAACCAGGGCGAGGACCTGAAAAGGATGTGGacccagcagagggcagccccGGGGAAGCCAG TTCTCAGGCATAGAAAGACACGATGGAGGAAGAAACAACGAAATTGTTCTTCACGGATTTGA